The Daucus carota subsp. sativus chromosome 7, DH1 v3.0, whole genome shotgun sequence genome window below encodes:
- the LOC108194182 gene encoding probable polygalacturonase encodes MAEMENPTRPGILKRVTTFFSPHATLFTILWILAFSSVFFWRQNVVDRFLVSRSPEKWPDNPEFRPFVFNLVDFGGVGDGVSLNTEAFERGVFAISKLAEKGGGQLNVPAGKWLTAPFNLTSHMTLFLAENAVILGIDDEKYWPLMPPLPSYGYGREHPGPRYGSLIHGQNLRDVVITGHNGTINGQGQSWWIKYRRKLLNYTRGPLVQIMWSSGILISNITLRDSPFWTLHLYDCKNITVRNMTILAPIYGAPNTDGIDPDSCEDMLIEDSYISVGDDAIAIKSGWDQYGISYGRPSKNIHIRNLVVRSMVSAGISIGSEMSGGVSNVTVENVLFWNSRRAVRIKTAAGRGGYVQDICYRNLTFKDVRVGIVIKTDYNEHPNGEYDPKAVPVLRDISYTSIHGEGVRVPVRIQGSEDIPVRNITFQDMSVGITYMKKHIFQCAYVQGRVIGSVYPAPCKNLDLYDENEQLVEKSTSQNVSDIDYSF; translated from the exons ATGGCAGAAATGgaaaacccgacccgacccggtaTTCTCAAACGGGTCACCACCTTTTTTTCACCTCACGCAACTCTCTTCACTATCCTATGGATTCTCGCATTCTCCTCCGTGTTTTTCTGGCGACAGAATGTTGTTGATCGGTTTTTAGTTTCCCGGTCACCGGAAAAGTGGCCGGATAATCCGGAATTCCGGCCATTTGTGTTTAATTTGGTGGATTTTGGTGGGGTTGGTGATGGAGTTAGTTTGAATACAGAGGCTTTTGAGAGGGGTGTGTTTGCGATATCGAAGCTTGCGGAGAAGGGTGGGGGTCAGCTTAATGTGCCTGCCGGGAAATGGCTTACGGCACCGTTTAATCTTACGAGTCATATGACTTTGTTTCTCGCTGAAAATGCTGTTATACTTGGCATTGAT GATGAGAAATACTGGCCTCTAATGCCTCCACTACCCTCGTATGGATATGGGCGTGAGCATCCTGGTCCCCGATATGGCAGTCTAATACATGGTCAAAATCTTAGAGATGTTGTAATTACAG GGCATAATGGTACTATTAATGGGCAGGGTCAATCATGGTGGATAAAATATCGACGAAAACTTTTAAATTACACTAGAGGCCCGCTTGTGCAAATTATGTGGTCAAGTGGCATTCTAATTTCTAACATAACTTTGCGTGATTCTCCATTTTGGACTCTCCATCTGTATGACTGCAAGAATATAACAGTCAGAAATATGACAATCCTGGCCCCAATCTATGGAGCTCCAAATACTGATGGTATAGATCCTG ATTCATGTGAAGATATGTTAATTGAGGACTCATATATAAGTGTGGGGGATGATGCTATTGCTATTAAGAGTGGATGGGATCAATATGGTATCTCATATGGACGACCATCAAAAAACATTCATATCCGAAACCTTGTAGTCCGTTCCATGGTCAG TGCCGGCATATCAATAGGAAGTGAGATGTCTGGTGGAGTGTCAAATGTCACAGTGGAGAATGTCCTCTTTTGGAATTCAAGACGCGCAGTTCGTATCAAGACAGCTGCTGGGAGGGGAGGATATGTTCAAGATATTTGCTATCGGAATTTGACATTTAAGGACGTTCGGGTTGGAATTGTTATCAAGACAGATTATAATGAACACCCAAACGGAGAATACGATCCCAAGGCTGTCCCAGTGCTTCGGGATATTAGTTACACATCAATCCATGGAGAGGGAGTCCGCGTCCCTGTTCGGATACAGGGAAGTGAAGATATTCCTGTGAGAAACATCACTTTCCAGGATATGTCAGTGGGAATCACATACATGAAGAAGCACATATTCCAGTGTGCTTATGTTCAAGGCCGAGTAATAGGATCTGTTTACCCCGCTCCTTGCAAAAACCTTGATTTGTATGATGAGAATGAACAGCTTGTGGAGAAGTCCACATCCCAAAACGTGTCGGATATAGATTAcagtttttga
- the LOC108195511 gene encoding senescence-specific cysteine protease SAG39-like, whose amino-acid sequence MALTVKHQCIVLALLFTIGVLASLTAARSLNEASMTETHEQWMTSYGRVYKTVDEKNRRSTIFQENLKYIQAMNKANNRPYKLGVNEFADLTNEEFTASRNRFKSHVCATTANVFRYENVTAVPSSMDWRKKGAVTPIKDQGQCGCCWAFSAVAAMEGITQLKTGKLISLSEQELVDCDTSGEDQGCEGGLMDNAFDFIQQNHGLSTETNYPYSGTDGTCNANKEANHAATITGHEDVPANSESALLKAVANQPISVAIDASGSDFQFYSSGVFTGQCGTELDHGVTAVGYGTAADGTKYWLVKNSWGTSWGEEGYIRMQRGIAAEEGLCGIAMQASYPTA is encoded by the exons atggcTTTAACCGTCAAGCACCAGTGCATAGTCTTGGCTCTGCTCTTTACCATCGGAGTTTTGGCATCTCTGACTGCAGCTCGTTCTTTGAATGAGGCATCAATGACCGAGACACATGAGCAATGGATGACAAGTTATGGACGTGTGTACAAAACAGTTGATGAGAAAAATAGGCGTTCTACCATCTTCCAAGAGAACCTCAAATACATCCAGGCAATGAATAAAGCAAATAACAGGCCATACAAACTAGGGGTCAATGAATTTGCAGATCTTACCAATGAAGAGTTTACAGCGTCAAGAAACAGATTCAAGAGCCATGTCTGCGCCACAACTGCAAATGTATTCAGATATGAAAATGTTACTGCAGTGCCATCTAGCATGGACTGGAGAAAGAAAGGTGCAGTTACTCCTATTAAGGACCAGGGCCAGTGTG GGTGCTGTTGGGCGTTTTCAGCTGTGGCAGCTATGGAAGGAATTACTCAGCTTAAAACTGGCAAGTTAATCTCTCTATCCGAGCAAGAATTGGTAGATTGTGATACTAGCGGTGAGGATCAAGGCTGTGAGGGTGGTCTTATGGACAATGCGTTTGATTTCATCCAGCAAAACCATGGCCTTTCAACTGAAACAAACTACCCTTACAGTGGAACTGATGGGACATGCAATGCCAACAAAGAAGCAAATCATGCAGCTACAATAACTGGACACGAGGATGTGCCTGCAAATAGTGAGAGTGCACTGCTGAAAGCTGTTGCAAATCAACCAATCTCAGTTGCTATTGATGCTAGTGGTTCCGACTTCCAGTTCTACTCTAGTGGCGTGTTTACAGGTCAGTGTGGAACTGAGTTAGATCACGGAGTGACTGCTGTAGGCTATGGCACAGCCGCGGATGGAACCAAGTATTGGCTAGTGAAGAACTCGTGGGGCACGAGTTGGGGTGAAGAAGGTTACATAAGGATGCAAAGAGGCATAGCCGCTGAGGAAGGCCTCTGTGGTATTGCAATGCAGGCTTCCTATCCCACTGCCTGA